A window from Armatimonadota bacterium encodes these proteins:
- the def gene encoding peptide deformylase — MGRGRVLEIVTVDGPRAAVLRRRARPVGKVTLDVRRLIEDMIATMRAANGLGLAAPQVGQGKRVLVAEVEERLVALVDPVLVRAEGEEVGTEACLSIPGVVGPVRRAARVVVKGKNRRGRGITVNAGGLLARVLQHEIDHLDGILFLDRVEDPATIERVGAEAVPAEVAAGA, encoded by the coding sequence ATGGGCAGGGGGCGGGTCCTGGAGATTGTGACCGTCGACGGGCCGCGGGCCGCCGTGCTGCGCCGCCGGGCCAGGCCGGTGGGCAAGGTGACCCTGGACGTGCGGCGCCTGATCGAGGACATGATAGCCACCATGCGTGCGGCCAACGGTCTGGGGCTGGCCGCGCCGCAGGTGGGTCAGGGGAAGCGGGTACTGGTGGCCGAGGTGGAGGAGCGGCTGGTGGCGCTGGTGGACCCCGTGCTCGTGCGTGCCGAGGGAGAGGAGGTGGGCACCGAGGCCTGCCTCTCCATCCCCGGCGTGGTCGGGCCGGTGCGCCGTGCCGCACGTGTCGTCGTCAAGGGGAAGAACCGCCGCGGGCGGGGGATCACCGTGAACGCCGGGGGGCTGCTGGCCCGCGTCCTGCAGCACGAGATCGACCACCTGGACGGCATCCTCTTCCTGGACCGCGTCGAGGACCCCGCCACCATCGAGAGGGTGGGTGCCGAGGCCGTACCGGCGGAA